The Acidobacteriota bacterium region TTCCTTCCGGACACTCCGGTATTCCGTCTCCCAGGCATCGTCATCCGCGAAGATATCGGTCAGGTCCCACGTGTACCGCTCTTCGATGTCGGCTCGCTGCGCAATAGGTTTGGGTCCGGCTTGTTTTTCAGTGGCCATAGGTCTCCTCACTGGTCGGTTCTTCCGGGTCCGGCAATATCAGGAAATCGCGGTGTGAAAGCAAGCTGACGAAAAAACGGTGGGTTTCGGAACCCGCAAGTCGATGACCGTGCCGACACGACAGGGGCTGTGGGGTAAGCCTTAGCGTTCGAGACGCGCCTTGCGGATTTTCGACCAGTAGTACCACCGGCATTTGTCCGGCGGCAGTTCAGGATTCTCTGCCTGTGCGATGGCCGCCTGGAAAACGTCCTGAAGGCACGGATCGACTCGCCCACCGGTGACAGCCTCAAGCCGCCGGCGTAGCCGGCGCGCGTCCTGCCCCCTCAGATGCTCGACTTCCGTTATGCCAATGGCCGCCAGGCTCTTGACAGTCGCCTTGCCCACTGATCTCAGGTCCTGCAGACGTCGCGCGCTTTTCATGCTTCCACCATAGGCTGAAACGAGTCCCTGATCAATTACATTCTAAAACGGCACGTCGGGGCAAGCAGAGAGAGAATACGCGGCAATTCCTACTCGGTCTTCATTAACCTGTGGCCAAGCGAATAGCCGTCCCCGAGATATTTACCCACTCCGTAGTATTTCCTGATTCCCGGCGCAAACAGGCAGGCCTTCACCTTTTCAACGTCGGGGACGCCTTTTCCCTTGAGCATCCCTTCCTCGATCTTGACATCCATGATCTCGCCGATGAATTGCGTGTGCAGCCCGATCTCGTGCGTGTGGATGATCCGGCACTCCAGAATCCACGGAAACTCCGCCACGTAGGGGGCATCCACAAGCTCGCTTTTGACCGGGGTCAGCCCGGTGGTGGCGAACTTGTCCTCGTCCCGCCCGGAGGCAATGCCGATGTAGTCAGCTTCTTTGATGTAGGTTTCAGACGGGATACTGACCGTAAAGGCCTTGCGCGCCATGAGGTTGCCGAAGGAATACGTGGCCTCTCGAAGCGAGACGGTCACGCAAGGGGGTTTCGAGCAGCACACCCCGCCCCAGGCGGCGGTCATGACGTTGGGTTTGCCGTCCTTATTGTATGTCCCGATCACCCAGACGGGCGTCGGGAAAACCAGTGTTGTAGCGCCGAGTGATTGTTTCATGGCCGTCTCCTACTGCTAATACCTCGCTGAGCGAGGACTCCGTCTAAATCGTGCCGCGGGCTCACGTAGCACAAAGCGGTGCGCCACGGTTTCTTTCTGCCCTCACACCTCCATCCATTTGACGCAGCCGGCGATCAGGTTGCGAAGTTGCGGCTCGGTCCGCGAGGCGGTGCCGATTACGTCCTCGAGTGAACAGGGATGCATGTTGTCGGCCAGCCCCATGTCGGTGATGATCGAGAACGCCAGGACTTTGGTCTTCTGGTGATGCGCTGCAATTACTTCCGGCACCGTCGACATGCCCACGGCATCGGCGCCGAGCGTGCGGAACATGCGGTACTCTGCGGCCGTCTCCAGGCATGGTCCGGTCAGGCCGAGATACACACCCACCTGGAGGCGAAGTTTCTGGTCCAGGGCGATCTGTTTGGCCAGTTGCTGATACTGGCAGTTGTAGACCTCGAACATGTCCGGGAAGCGGTCGCCCCATTCGTTGTCGTTCGGCCCGATCAGGGGGTTGTCCGGGAAGAAGTTGATGTGGTCTTTGATCAGCATGATGTCGCCCGGTTTGAAGTTGGGGTTCAGGCCGCCGGCGGCGTTCGAGACGATCAGGCTCTGTACGCCGAGCTTCTTCATCACCCGCACCGGGAAGGCGATCTGCTGCATGGCGTACCCCTCGTAGTAGTGAAATCTGCCCTGCATGCACACCACCGGTTTTCCCTTCAGGTTGCCGAAAAGCAGCCTGCCGGCGTGCGACTCGACCGTCGAGACCGGGAAATGGGGGATCTTCTCGTAGTCGACGGTGCCGACCATCTCAATGCCGTCGACGAGCGAGCCCAGGCCGGTGCCGAGGATAATGCCGATCTTCGGCTCAAGTGCAACCCGGCTTTTTACGTAGCCGGTCGCTTCATCCAGCATGGTGTGGATTTCATCCCAGGTATGCGTACCTTCCCGTGCCATCCATGATCCTCCTTATGATCGCTATGTCCGAGCAAGTACCACGAATATAACAGTCTGCTGTGCCGCCTGAACTAAAATCTTGGTGAAAAAAAAGACCGACCCTGCGGGAACGGTGGGCCGGCCTTTACTTACAAACGTGGGTGGGTAGGTTAGCTTTTGGCAGCCTTGTCCATTTCCTCTTCGAACTTCCGGGCCACCTCGTCAAGGTCGTCCGCTATGTTGTCCGGGGCGCCCGGCTGCTCCTTGGGCGCGGAGTTATCCATGTCTATGACGTTGTGCTCAGTCGGCTGGTCCTGGGCTTCCGGCGCCAGCCCGATCTTATCGGTGGATTTGTTCTTCTCTTCGGCTCCGTGTGCCACGAAACCGTTCGGGATATCCTCGGCCCGTTTGGTCGTCTCGACCACGGCGCCCGGTGCCGGGGTGGGGGCGACTGCCGGTTCTTCCTCCTCGGCCGGTTGTAATCGCGCCGATCTCTTGTAGCTCTCCAGCGCGGCGGCCAGCTCAGGATCTATCGCTTTCTCGATTTCTGCGGTTTGCTCCTCTGGCGGCTGCCCGGCCAGAGCCTCCATCTCCTCATCCGGCATGACCGGTCTGATTTCGCCGGGAGCGTTGGCTTCTTCGGTCTTTATCCCCTCCTGCCTGGAGGGCGGTGTGGCAATTGTCTCGCGAGTTTTCGCCTGCACCTCGGCTGAGTCCGTGATATCCAGGGCGTCCTCGTCAGTACGCGTGGGCGTAGACTGGGCGATTTCTTCGACAAGCTCCAGGTGTGAGCTTATCAGGCCCTTTAGCTTGGACATATAGGACTTCTTGGTCAGATTGAGCTGGGCGACTTTTTCCTCGATATCGGTGATTTGCCGGGACCGGATTTCGAGCACGTTTTCCGCTTCCTTCTTGGCCTGGGCCAGAAGAGACTCGCCTTCCTGCCTGGCGTTGGCCATGGTAATGTCGGCGTTGCGGCGGGCGTCGATAGCGGCGTTCTTGATGGTATCCTCGAACTGCTTCAGACCGGCCAGTTGACTTTTGAGTGACTCGATTTCCATCGACAGCCGGAGATTCTCCTGCTTGGCCGTTTCAAGGGAGGCGGCAACCTGCTCCATGCACTCGTCAACGGCATCCTTCTCGTAGCCACGGAGTTGCGTCGGAAACTCGTAGTTCCGAATATCATTCGGCGTCAGGTCCATATTCACTCTCACTTGTTACAGGTCTCTGTCCCGTCAGGCAAACCGCCCGTGTCCCGGTGTTCGAAAATCGAGCAGTTTCAAAACGGTACTACAGTATAGTTATCGTACCGCCCTCGGAAATCTTAACCGGAATCAGAGAAAAACAGCGGTTGGGCCGGCGCCCGGGAATCGCGAGTTATTTCAATCCTTTTCAGGGAGTTGCCAGCCCGACCGGGCAGGCGGGAAGGGCTTGAGTGCCCTAATCGCGGGGCGGACGGGGGCCGAAAATGCCGGTGCCGATGCGTATCATCGTCGAACCTTCGCGGATCGCAATCGGAAAGTCTCCCGTCATCCCCATTGAGAGCACGTCGAACTGATCGCCCGCAAGAGACCGACCCTTCTCGAAGAGTTTCCGGCAGCGCGCGAAAGCCGCCCCGATTCGGGCCTCGTCGTCGGTCAGCGGTCCAACGGTCATCAGGCCGGAGACATTGACGTTGGGTAAGGGCAGGATCTGCTCCAGCAGCCCGAGGGCGTCGTCCGGTTCAACCCCGGACTTCTGTTCCTCGCCGGACGTGTTGACCTGCACGTAGCATTCGATGACGCGGTCGGCTTCGGCCGCCCGCCGGTTGATTTCCGCCGCCAGTCGCGGTGAGTCCACGGATTGGATGACGTCAAACAGATCCACCGCCTTCTTGACCTTGTTGGTCTGAAGGTGCCCGACCAGGTGGAAACGGGCGATGGGACCGACCTCCTGTATTTTGGGCTCCGCCTCCTGCAGGCGGCTTTCCCCAATGTTGTGAATGCCGCAGGCGACGACCGTCCTGATGATTCCGGGAGGGTGGGTCTTGGTGACTGCGACGATAGTGATGTCATCCATATCTCTATCGTACGCTTCGCAGGCATCAGCGATCTGACCGTGCAGTTCGGTCAGGTTCTGTAGTATTGTCTCTTTCATCCAGCGACGTAAGAAAGTGAAAGAGCCGCGGCCATATCAAGGGAAATTTGCGCACCGCACGTACGCGGCCGGAACCGTCTGTGCCCTCAAAAGGGCAGGCCGGACCGCGCTGTCAAGATTGGCCCGTGTCGGCGCGCTCAGGCGACCGTAAGCAACCCCTTGTCCTCAGCCACGGCCGGACTCGTGTAATCGGCCGGGAGCGACTCGGCCGGTTCAGGAACGGTCTCGACCTCGGTTCGGGCCGGTACGAAGCGTGATTCTACCGCGTCCAGCACGGAGCCGACCCGGTCAAAAAAGGTCTCGATGCTCTCGGTCAATTGCTCTCGGACCAGATCCACGTGGGCGCCTGCAAATCCCAACTCCTCGGCGGCAGCGTCAAACGAGGCTACGATTGACCGAAGAAGGTTTTCCTCGGTTTCACTCAGGTAACCGTCCACGGTGTCAAAGAACGTAGCCATCATCTCGGACGTGCCTTGCAGCGCGACTCCTCCGGCGGTATCCAGGTAACTGCCCATATGATCGGGGCATTGCGCCGCGACCCGCCGGGTCTGCGCGTGAAAGCGATCCGCGAAGGCAAAGCTGAACCGGTTGTCGACGTGGAAGCGAAGGGCAAACTTGTTCACGGTCCGTTGGTGGTGGCCGTGCTCCTTGACGTCGATTGACCGACGAACCTTGACTGCCTCCCGGTAGAAGGACTGAAGGGCGAAGTCGCGGTCCCGGACCTGCAATGAACCTGCCTGTTTGGACTTTGCCGAGACCGATTCTCTGGCGTGGGTGTTGCCGCCGGCCTCGCGGGTGCTGTCAT contains the following coding sequences:
- a CDS encoding helix-hairpin-helix domain-containing protein, which translates into the protein MKSARRLQDLRSVGKATVKSLAAIGITEVEHLRGQDARRLRRRLEAVTGGRVDPCLQDVFQAAIAQAENPELPPDKCRWYYWSKIRKARLER
- a CDS encoding flavin reductase family protein, with translation MKQSLGATTLVFPTPVWVIGTYNKDGKPNVMTAAWGGVCCSKPPCVTVSLREATYSFGNLMARKAFTVSIPSETYIKEADYIGIASGRDEDKFATTGLTPVKSELVDAPYVAEFPWILECRIIHTHEIGLHTQFIGEIMDVKIEEGMLKGKGVPDVEKVKACLFAPGIRKYYGVGKYLGDGYSLGHRLMKTE
- a CDS encoding purine-nucleoside phosphorylase → MAREGTHTWDEIHTMLDEATGYVKSRVALEPKIGIILGTGLGSLVDGIEMVGTVDYEKIPHFPVSTVESHAGRLLFGNLKGKPVVCMQGRFHYYEGYAMQQIAFPVRVMKKLGVQSLIVSNAAGGLNPNFKPGDIMLIKDHINFFPDNPLIGPNDNEWGDRFPDMFEVYNCQYQQLAKQIALDQKLRLQVGVYLGLTGPCLETAAEYRMFRTLGADAVGMSTVPEVIAAHHQKTKVLAFSIITDMGLADNMHPCSLEDVIGTASRTEPQLRNLIAGCVKWMEV
- a CDS encoding DivIVA domain-containing protein, with the translated sequence MDLTPNDIRNYEFPTQLRGYEKDAVDECMEQVAASLETAKQENLRLSMEIESLKSQLAGLKQFEDTIKNAAIDARRNADITMANARQEGESLLAQAKKEAENVLEIRSRQITDIEEKVAQLNLTKKSYMSKLKGLISSHLELVEEIAQSTPTRTDEDALDITDSAEVQAKTRETIATPPSRQEGIKTEEANAPGEIRPVMPDEEMEALAGQPPEEQTAEIEKAIDPELAAALESYKRSARLQPAEEEEPAVAPTPAPGAVVETTKRAEDIPNGFVAHGAEEKNKSTDKIGLAPEAQDQPTEHNVIDMDNSAPKEQPGAPDNIADDLDEVARKFEEEMDKAAKS
- a CDS encoding YggS family pyridoxal phosphate-dependent enzyme, which codes for MKETILQNLTELHGQIADACEAYDRDMDDITIVAVTKTHPPGIIRTVVACGIHNIGESRLQEAEPKIQEVGPIARFHLVGHLQTNKVKKAVDLFDVIQSVDSPRLAAEINRRAAEADRVIECYVQVNTSGEEQKSGVEPDDALGLLEQILPLPNVNVSGLMTVGPLTDDEARIGAAFARCRKLFEKGRSLAGDQFDVLSMGMTGDFPIAIREGSTMIRIGTGIFGPRPPRD